In Plasmodium malariae genome assembly, chromosome: 11, the following proteins share a genomic window:
- the PmUG01_11046800 gene encoding conserved Plasmodium protein, unknown function: MRFLPFYGVLTIIYNLIINYCLFIKKKNFPFIGKKKLFINYALSKHKKGFKTRGNDHNYSSCNCSSISDGYNENDAIIYGDKCSYNSYQDGFVSTLESPIIGLKIGQKLNKEKLTKNKKNTSLFLLNNSNNKLNFKLKKELFLCRNRSLLNNLLCLYYLPNVSKAYLKGMLESFSLNDLLIKENILYHLSFRYLLTGNQSRKKDCSKDQHEELLKELEKDNYKFILNHARILKKYVKKMRREQKEQEGEKNSKQFFKGKVEQMETQTDERSTPPYNKIIDIHLKMRKKMNIIFVSINKENNIYNMYKKVKRNITFYDFYDRLIILNYFYRNEEYRLLLLFFKNYVYKMLSINNIFIINFINKLNKKNILSDYLINPNFTYNNLLSGTSLLHTNNTDKYKIKLLPVNKFNFFNSYMKDQVYFKNKRCTYSDINFLTYVYMLKCFLKRRNYYFLELFMKQFCLYYSENINILYDHYWYYFFITLSFSMKIFYEKKKFHVINYEHTNLIEDQNNPFINHINIFNEDIFTNTNNYNTSHCKHLNSKIISYIEQNIAQLNSISGEGGIFKSFSLLLMLQYVFLLHLNIDTVDFVNKQSAYYFANNMANNTANNTANNMANNMANHVTSHIASHCSNDPLQNGIMNNSYENITKRKKKVNKIEELKNITAHENELLPKRKKNSSFTIEGNKNSGVLKYAAGSFDNTKNFLLRSLLRKKKEDKKEEETLHSFLLCTEKRKKIFSIIIKGYKEILRSSTYKTVNETILMYNNTFEELHMFMENYITDIVSKSLRQSNEMIIELMFNVKSILSMCKINICFFFMLLSTFDTYNFNTLALHLLYENNKFMKSVKRGIHKMIVDRFKKLKCPIEENNKFIFQFEKVLLEYNTIYSIYKSIIKCNNKEKIKILMKKLMNKDKTNTDIFQRIFKTPILALNLKQIFFIFYSLNNYNLHNEIIHLFWHIMKYAHFKKSFYNIMSKKKKKQKKNTWNKIIKEKYNLCKKILFIYFDSTLRMDNSYHFSEGANYMKSFKKFFFFYRNPLYIFNYFIKKYKSEKCKIEKLKTEKCKIYTKSIKEGGENEEMKEELQKIEEDNFFDRQNIKKLKDGKIFKCFFLEKIYTLVSEKEYTLLFNGLMNYLYKNNTTLNCEVTRTSKNEGVHLHVQYVYLYFYLTWKGYLKRHKISNINFLTFLKTCLLMDDMDKFQKTLLLNQNIACKNYLFINSFLNNHLVQCKTGIEILRNYLAAPVDIYIMHKGQLIIFNLNYYEIIKRIDEFVKYKTKTHLIFFIDYRKIFISLMNLEYFFSLAFLYKDKFLKFLGQEEIILNHDNFFNISEFVIFYGKCIKKKKKILHFFYTHYKSFYICANKNIKDAFIVTLK; this comes from the coding sequence ATGCGTTTTTTGCCCTTTTATGGAGTACTTaccataatatataatttaataataaattattgcttgttcataaaaaaaaaaaattttccatttattggaaaaaaaaaactgttCATAAATTATGCTCTAAGTAAGCATAAGAAGGGATTTAAAACAAGGGGAAACGATCATAACTATAGCAGTTGTAACTGTAGTAGTATTAGCGATGGTTATAATGAGAATGATGCAATAATTTATGGTGATAAATGCAGCTATAACTCTTATCAAGATGGTTTTGTAAGTACGTTGGAATCCCCAATAATTGGTTTAAAAATTGGGCAAAAACTgaacaaagaaaaattaacaaaaaataaaaaaaatacgtcATTATTCCTTCTTAACAACAGcaataacaaattaaattttaaactaaaaaaagaGCTTTTTTTATGTAGAAACAGGAGTCtactaaataatttattatgtctttattatttaccaAATGTATCTAAGGCATACTTAAAGGGTATGTTAGAGTCCTTCAGTTTGAACGATTTgcttataaaagaaaatattttatatcatttaagTTTTAGATATCTACTTACAGGAAACCAAAGTAGGAAAAAGGATTGTAGTAAGGATCAACATGAAGAGCTACTAAAGGAACTTGAAAAAgacaattataaatttatccTGAATCATGCAAGGATATTAAAGAAGTATGTTAAGAAAATGAGGAGAGAGCAGAAGGAGCAGGAGGGGGAGAAAAATTcgaaacaattttttaaaggaaaagTCGAACAAATGGAGACACAAACAGATGAAAGGTCAACCCCCCCGTACAACAAAATTATagatattcatttaaaaatgcgaaaaaaaatgaacatcaTCTTTGTGAGtataaataaggaaaataatatttacaatatGTACAAAAAGGTTAAGAGAAATATCACGTTTTATGATTTTTATGATcggttaataattttaaattatttttaccgTAATGAGGAATATAGACTGTTATtgctttttttcaaaaattatgtatacaaaatgcttagtataaataatatatttatcataaattttattaataaattaaataaaaaaaatattttaagtgattatttaataaaccctaattttacatataacaaTTTACTCAGTGGTACCTCATTATTACACACTAATAATACAGacaagtataaaataaaattattgcctgttaataaatttaatttttttaatagttaTATGAAAGATCAGGTATATTTTAAGAACAAACGTTGCACATACTCAGATATCAATTTTTTGACTTATGTCTATATGTTAAAAtgctttttaaaaagaagaaattactattttttagaGTTATTTATGAAGCAATTTTGCCTGTACTAttcagaaaatataaatattttatatgaccATTATTggtactatttttttataacactATCCTTTTCAATGAagattttttatgaaaaaaaaaagtttcatgtgataaattatgaacatacTAATTTAATAGAAGATCAAAACAACCCTTTTATAaatcatattaatatattcaatGAAGACATTTTCACGAATacgaataattataatacttCCCACTGCAAACATTTGAACAGTAAGATAATATCGTATATAGAACAAAATATTGCTCAGCTTAATAGTATTTCCGGGGAAGGCGGCATTTTCAAATCGTTCTCTCTCTTGCTAATGTTACAGTACGTTTTCCTGCTTCACTTGAACATTGACACTGTTGATTTTGTGAACAAACAATCTGCGTATTATTTCGCAAATAATATGGCAAATAATACGGCAAATAATACGGCAAATAATATGGCAAATAATATGGCAAACCATGTTACTAGCCATATCGCTAGCCATTGTTCGAATGACCCTCTTCAGAACGGGATAATGAATAACagttatgaaaatataacaaagaggaagaagaaagTGAATAAAATTGAAGAGCTTAAGAATATAACAGCACACGAAAATGAACTCCTCccgaaaaggaaaaaaaatagttcatTCACTATTGAGGGAAACAAGAATTCTGGGGTTTTAAAATATGCCGCAGGGAGTTTTGATAAtactaaaaattttcttttgaGATCACTTttacggaaaaaaaaagaagacaaaaaagaagaagaaacgCTTCACTCATTTCTGCTGTGtacagaaaaaagaaaaaaaattttttccatCATCATTAAAGGGtataaagaaattttaagaaGCAGCACATACAAAACAGTAAATGAAACAATTCTTATGTACAATAACACCTTTGAAGAGTTACATATGTTCATGGAGAATTACATAACTGACATAGTATCTAAATCACTAAGGCAGAGCAACGAAATGATTATTGAGTTGATGTTCAATGTGAAAAGTATACTATCCATGtgcaaaattaatatatgctttttttttatgctccTATCCACATttgatacatataattttaatacacTTGCTCTGCACCTTCTAtacgaaaataataaatttatgaaGAGTGTAAAACGAGGAATACACAAAATGATAGTAGacagatttaaaaaattgaaatgcCCAATTGAAGAAAACAATAAATTTATCTTTCAATTTGAAAAGGTGTTGCTTGAATATAACACTATTTATAGTATTTATAAGagtataattaaatgtaacAATAAGGAAAAGatcaaaattttaatgaaaaaattaatgaataagGATAAAACAAATACAGACATATTTCAAAGAATATTTAAGACACCCATTTTAGCGCTGAACTTAAAAcagatattttttattttctattctttaaataattataatctgcataatgaaattattcaTCTGTTTTGGCACATTATGAAATATGCGCATTTTAAGAAGTCATTTTATAACATCAtgtcgaaaaaaaaaaaaaagcaaaagaaaaatacatggaataaaataatcaaagaaaaatataatttgtgcaaaaaaattcttttcatttattttgattCTACTTTGCGTATGGATAATTCCTATCATTTTTCAGAAGGAgcaaattatatgaaaagttttaaaaaatttttttttttttaccgtaaccctttatatatatttaattacttcataaaaaagtacaaaaGTGAGAAATGCAAAATTGAAAAGCTCAAAACTGAAAagtgtaaaatatatacgaaATCAATTAAAGAGGGCGGTGAAAATGAGGAGATGAAAGAGGAACtacaaaaaatagaagaggacaatttttttgataggcaaaatattaaaaaattaaaagacggtaaaatttttaaatgctttttcttggaaaaaatatatacccTGGTAAGTGAAAAGGAGTATACATTACTTTTCAACGGGttaatgaattatttatataaaaataatacaacacTGAATTGTGAAGTAACTAGGACGAGTAAGAATGAAGGAGTACATCTGCATGTTCAgtacgtatatttatacttttaccTTACATGGAAAGGCTATTTAAAGAGGCATAAAATTTCgaacattaattttttaacatttttgaaGACATGTTTGCTAATGGATGATATGgataaatttcaaaaaactcttttattaaatcaaaatatagcatgtaaaaattatctttttattaattcttttttaaataatcatCTTGTTCAGTGCAAAACGGGAAtagaaattttaagaaattatttaGCTGCACCagttgatatatatattatgcacAAAGGTCAGctgattatttttaatttaaattattatgaaattataaaaagaatagaCGAATTTGTCAAGTATAAGACTAAAACACatcttatcttttttattgatTATCGAAAGATTTTCATTAGTTTAATGAATTTAGAATACTTCTTCAGTCTTGCATTTTTATACAAggacaaatttttaaaattcctTGGTCaggaagaaataatattaaatcacgataattttttcaaCATTTCTGAATTTGTCATATTTTATggaaaatgtataaaaaaaaaaaaaaaaattcttcactttttttatacCCATTATAAAAGCTTTTATATTTgtgcaaataaaaatattaaagatgCATTCATAGTTACTTTGAAGTAG
- the PmUG01_11046900 gene encoding conserved Plasmodium protein, unknown function has translation MENAFAGSCVQSLFEPKVDFAVCINKSINLFVKDTNSLKDVDERKNESTSSDNMIETDKSTKNDKNDKNDKSDKNYKNDKNDKSHKNDKNDKSHKNDKNDKGHKNDKNDKDHKNDKNDKDHKNDKNDKDHKNDKNDEKEVSILSDDTSLIDLKKQNLMDENLSLLNGYLYFNRIEHNINLLLTELSSVKKDFLFLSKQTRVNVKKVRKIKKKNKIYRIILEEIKKDRKRKEIYEMLSLEIQKLEDVKKLQKKQDTEKQEINNYQNKIQNIENIIKKNNENMNKTIHQIDEVLSANLHLDMQ, from the coding sequence ATGGAGAATGCTTTTGCCGGTTCATGCGTGCAGAGTCTTTTCGAGCCCAAGGTGGACTTTGCTGTTTGTATTAATAAATCAATCAATCTGTTTGTAAAAGACACAAATAGTTTAAAAGATGTGGATGAAAGGAAGAACGAATCGACTAGCAGTGACAACATGATAGAAACAGATAAGAGCACTAAGAACGATAAGAATGATAAGAACGATAAGAGTGATAAGAATTATAAGAACGATAAGAATGATAAGAGCCATAAGAACGATAAGAATGATAAGAGCCATAAGAACGATAAGAATGATAAGGGCCATAAGAACGATAAGAATGATAAGGACCATAAGAACGATAAGAATGATAAGGACCATAAGAACGATAAGAACGATAAGGACCATAAGAACGATAAGAATGACGAAAAGGAAGTAAGCATACTTAGTGATGATACTTCTCTaattgatttaaaaaaacaaaatttaatgGATGAAAATTTGTCCCTCTTGAATGGATATCTTTACTTCAACAGAATtgaacataatataaatttattgctTACAGAATTATCATCAGTAAAGAaagattttctttttttgagtAAACAAACGAGagttaatgtaaaaaaagtaCGGAAaattaagaagaaaaataaaatttacagaATAATActtgaagaaataaaaaaagatagaaagagaaaagaaatttatgAGATGTTAAGTTTagaaattcaaaaattaGAAGATGTAAAAAAacttcaaaaaaaacaagataCAGAAAAGCaagaaattaataattaccaaaataaaatacaaaacatagaaaatattattaaaaagaacaatGAGAATATGAATAAGACCATTCATCAGATCGATGAAGTCTTATCTGCAAATTTGCACCTCGATATGCAGTAG
- the PmUG01_11047000 gene encoding kinetochore protein NDC80, putative: protein MNNQSVYNKFSSTLSVFNNNANLNSSIYISGDKKSKSRTSLNALSFYKSNASVYVKKVDKTDKKENVKTLIRYLGWKNYSGSISPNLFKNPSMTDLINIWNFIFKHVDPMIEVNKDNYGEVVLSFYKDIGYPYTISKSTLVAPTTGLQYNTHLTALAWLCQLLIFEAECFNDINEEKDLNFSDDLSEDNDIKMDDFILYSYKTHINKEERNANDMLNAKLDKEISRLENDINTKNDDIIEKKKKIEEVKIHIKENDELIKRNKVLCEENKKIKLLYTNSLDETKKLEKDIEMCKKNNEEEKNKTEKILDEINKVKEILQKQTLNKAQFLQMNENIDKNKEKIEHIKNEIKNLNNEHPNLSEKLNNKNNDLKKLAKNVNEKLNEIMQNVNMYKSISISQWTKINNININIDAFTVDNMLNINWKDKKADIKTYIEQDEHELKNTLNLIDEYEKYITTMQDQINELKSNITQKEDAVKKLEDEIAKFVIMSEKKLNQIVSQNEKMLGDAKEKNNKVNQVLKEVLESKEEKENEFNQVKMENEKMFKEKLSALQKACALLIELKSYSKSYISIVLDEKKRELELYKDLHKIVTE from the exons ATGAACAATCAATCCGTGTACAATAAATTCAGTTCAACGCTGTCTGTGTTTAACAACAATGCTAATTTGAACAGTAGCATTTACATTTCGGGGGATAAGAAATCAAAGTCAAGGACCTCCTTGAACGCCTTGTCTTTTTACAAATCGAATGCTTCcgtttatgtaaaaaaagtagataaaacagacaaaaaagaaaatgtgaAAACATTAATTCGGTACTTGGGatggaaaaattatagtGGTAGTATATCTccaaatttatttaaaaaccCTAGTATGACAGATTTGATAAATATAtggaattttatatttaaacatgTCGACCCGATGATTGAAGTGAATAAAGATAATTATGGGGAAGTCGTGTTAAGTTTTTATAAAGACATAGGATACCCATATACCATATCAAAGTCTACATTAGTTGCTCCTACGACGGGTCTTCAATATAATACACATTTAACTGCATTGGCTTGGTTATGTCAACTACTAATTTTCGAAGCGGAATgttttaatgatataaatgaagaaaaagattTGAATTTTTCAGATGACTTAAGTGAAGACAATGATATAAAGATGGAtgactttattttatatagttacaaaacacacataaataaagaagagaGGAATGCAAATGATATGTTAAATGCAAAACTTGATAAAGAGATCAGTAGGCttgaaaatgatataaataccaaaaatgatgatattattgaaaagaaaaaaaagattgaagaagtaaaaattcacataaaagaaaatgatgaattaattaaaagaaataaagtgTTAtgtgaagaaaataaaaaaataaaattattatatacaaatagtttagatgaaacaaaaaaattagaaaaagatATTGAAATGtgtaaaaagaataatgaagaggaaaaaaacaaaacagaaaaaattttagacgaaattaataaagtaaaagaaatattacaaaaacaaACATTAAACAAAGCACAGTTTTTACaaatgaatgaaaatattgataaaaataaagaaaaaatcgaacacataaaaaatgaaatcaaaaatttaaataatgaacatCCCAACTTaagtgaaaaattaaataacaaaaataatgacttaaaaaaattagcaaaaaatgttaacgaaaaattaaatgaaattatgcaaaatgttaatatgtaCAAAAGTATATCTATCTCTCAGTGGACCAAAATAAAcaacattaatataaatatagacgCATTCACAGTTGATAATATGTTAAACATAAATTGGAAGGACAAAAAGGCAGACATAAAAACCTATATCGAGCAAGATGAACACGAATTAAAGAATACCCTAAACTTAATTGACGAATATGAGAAGTACATTACAACAATGCAAGACCAAATAAACGAGCTTAAATCAAACATTACACAGAAGGAGGACGCggttaaaaaattagaagatGAAATTGCAAAGTTTGTGATCATGTCCGAGAAAAAGTTGAACCAAATTGTTTCGCAAAATGAG aaaatgcTAGGAGATGCAAAGGAAAAGAAT AATAAGGTTAATCAAGTACTCAAAGAAGTGCTCGAATCAAAagaggaaaaggaaaacGAATTTAACCAAGtcaaaatggaaaatgaaaaaatgtttaagGAGAAGTTATCCGCGCTTCAAAAG GCTTGCGCCCTTTTGATAGAGTTGAAGAGCTACAGCAAGTCATATATATCCAT CGTGTTggacgaaaaaaaaagagagttAGAGTTGTACAAAGATCTTCATAAAATCGTAACAGAGTGA
- the PmUG01_11047100 gene encoding conserved Plasmodium protein, unknown function, which produces MSYGWLTESTLFGKKEEIIELNKDKLFNENKGNDKNESSIDKLNGMVNSYLQNIKENKKNQIGRKKVSYHDKLYNAKNEGVDRRNKQDKKNSLVKTQINKVKKYEQLKKKGQNDPKCLVNFESKKEVEQELEEIQKLRQKKIGTQL; this is translated from the exons atgtcctATGGCTGGTTGACTGAAAGCACattatttggaaaaaaagaagaaatcaTTGAATTAAACaaagataaattatttaatgaaaataaaggtAATGACAAAAATGAAAGTAGCATTGATAAATTGAATGGCATGGTTAATTCTTACcttcaaaatataaaggagaataaaaaaaatcaaatagggcgaaaaaag GTAAGTTATCATGATAAATTGTACAATGCCAAGAACGAAGGAGTGGATAGAAGAAACAAGCaagataagaaaaattcCTTAGTAAAaacacaaataaataaagtgaAAAAGTATGAACAGCTTAAGAAAAAAGGACAGAATGATCCCAAATGCTTAGTAAATTTCGAATCAAAAAAGGAAGTAGAGCAGGAGTTGGAAGAAATACAAAAGTTGAGGCAAAAGAAAATAGGAACACAATTGTAG
- the PmUG01_11047200 gene encoding pyridoxal kinase, putative codes for MSKENIVSIQSQVFDGFCGNNIASFVLRRRGHIPKILNTVHYYSKYKHIGDETKHEELNKILSEFIKDNVSSLDCNNIYFLTGYINTKECVEVVLKNIIALKKEKEKKYINLNSAGVTGASTAETVAKMAATTTATTTATTTAATKEKDEKCQTKEDEYLIEDIIEVNFFWLCDPVMADYGKLYVHKDVVDVYKKYASFADIITPNQNELELLCDTKINNENDTIKGLTLLLNSGVKLVIVTSVQYNFDMDHLYLYVGFLSKKKELTYFKYKIYRYDYCVSGSGDLFSSLLLSFIIRGGGNILHIISKVLNILHCVIKNSLNSLELHIIENQDIIASDGLCGTMHKEEPVFLL; via the exons ATGAGCAAAGAAAATATCGTTTCTATACAGTCTCAAGTATTTGATGGATTTTGTGGAAACAATATTGCTTCTTTTGTGTTAAGACGAAGAGGACATATACCAAAAATTCTGAACACCGTTCATTACTATTCAAAGTACAAACACATAGGTGATGAAACAAAACACGAggaattaaacaaaattttatccGAATTTATCAAAGATAATGTGTCAAGTTTAGATTGTAACaacatatatttcttaacaGGATACATTAATACGAAAGAGTGCGTTGAGGTGGTactcaaaaatattatagctttgaaaaaggaaaaggaaaaaaaatatatcaaccTGAACAGTGCAGGGGTGACAGGAGCATCAACTGCGGAAACAGTAGCAAAAATGGCAGCAACAACGACAGCAACAACGACAGCAACAACGACAGCAGCAACGAAAGAGAAAGATGAAAAATGCCAAACAAAAGAAGACGAATACTTAATTGAAGATATAATAgaagttaattttttttggttaTGTGATCCCGTAATGGCAGATTATGGAAAGCTATATGTCCACAAGGACGTTGTTGatgtttataaaaagtatgcCTCATTTGCAGATATAATTACGCCAAATCAGAATGAGTTAGAATTACTATGtgatacaaaaataaataatgaaaatgatacAATAAAAGGCTTAACACTGTTACTAAATAGTGGAGTTAAACTTGTCATAGTAACTTCTGTTCAGTATAATTTTGATATGgatcatttatatttgtacgtCGGTTTTTTaagtaagaaaaaagaattaacctattttaagtataaaatatacagaTATGACTATTGCGTGAGCGGTTCAGGTGATTTGTTCTCTTCACTGTTACTATCATTCATTATTAGGGGTGGAGGAAATATTCTTCACATTATTTCCAaagttttaaatattctGCAT TGTGTTATAAAGAACAGCTTAAATTCGTTGGAGTTGCACATAATAG AAAATCAAGATATAATTGCAAGTGACGGGTTATGCGGTACTATGCATAAGGAGGAGcctgtttttttattataa